One region of Sus scrofa isolate TJ Tabasco breed Duroc chromosome 3, Sscrofa11.1, whole genome shotgun sequence genomic DNA includes:
- the PDZD9 gene encoding PDZ domain-containing protein 9 encodes MKKPVQKSAKEKGNKPSVHNLSKTQQTKLTVGSLGLGLIIIQHGPYLQITHLIKKGAAARDGKLQPGDVLITVGHANVLGYTLREFLKLLQNITIGTVLQIKVYRDFIDIPKEWQDIYDLIPETKFPITRTTKKTEQAKDDTSMSSGDDEDGVLDKRLKYFKYPRTTGHYPARRPLSISREWHGYKKKNQTISVGKDINCDVMIHRDHKKEVRAPSPYWTMVKQDNESSSSSVSTTSDAFWLEDYAHVEEGKSQTVPNTG; translated from the exons ATGAAGAAGCCTGTTCAGAAAAGCGCTAAAG aaaaaggaaacaagcCGTCTGTACATAACCTGAGCAAAACTCAGCAGACCAAACTCACCGTGGGCAGCCTGGGATTGGGCCTGATCATCATTCAGCATGGGCCCTACCTTCAGATCACCCACCTCATTAAGAAGGGGGCtgcagccagggatggaaaacTCCAGCCAG gtgaTGTTCTGATTACTGTTGGTCATGCCAATGTGTTAGGATATACTCTTCGAGAATTTCTAAAGCTTTTGCAAAATATCACCATAGGAACAGTGCTGCAAATCAAGGTTTATCGAGATTTCATTGACATACCCAAAGAATGGCAAGACATATACGATTTAATCCCTGAGACCAAATTCCCAATAACACG CACCACAAAGAAAACTGAACAGGCAAAAGATGACACTTCCATGAGCAGTGGTGACGATGAAGATGGAGTTTTAGATAAAAGACTCAAGTACTTTAAGTATCCACGGACCACTGGACATTACCCTGCGAGGAGACCACTGTCTATCTCCCGAGAATGGCatggatacaaaaagaagaaccaaactaTTAGTGTAGGAAAAGACATTAACTGCGACGTGATGATTCACAGAGATCACAAGAAAGAAGTGCGCGCCCCTTCTCCCTACTGGACGATGGTGAAGCAGGACAACGAGAGCTCCTCCTCCTCCGTCTCCACTACCTCCGATGCATTTTGGCTGGAAGACTATGCTCATGTCGAAGAGGGCAAGAGCCAAACTGTGCCAAACACTGGTTAG